The following are encoded in a window of bacterium genomic DNA:
- a CDS encoding 4Fe-4S cluster-binding domain-containing protein, with amino-acid sequence MEKNNIQAKFKFCQWELITDCNLECEGCQVRNKITAGYQHPKIEFVISCIDDLICAGVQNLEFIGGEPLLYRDLPAALEYLNRQKEIKRFAILTNAISRDALQRIKPELSQEKGGLAVSINYTLEQCDELLSAGIDTGMVKKSIAGWKALEEFSEHCWVRANCAVNKINGANLAEIALKVAKTGGSFSLCPLIYKREKYDSGLEFTFRSPVVGLAAVKNDRKTIERSIMEIRKLKREYPKQIIPSEDYLKMVIESCKDSAKPYSANCGGLGLPYLRVSSEVGKSLRDGKTSFRLRACSDIKGSDIPRLVTSDLRDSNIRKRLPFIYQSDAEVKKCCEREGCVWSVTHLLAPKALL; translated from the coding sequence ATGGAAAAAAATAATATTCAAGCCAAGTTTAAATTTTGCCAATGGGAATTGATAACCGATTGCAATTTGGAATGCGAAGGGTGCCAGGTTAGAAATAAAATCACGGCAGGCTACCAACATCCTAAAATAGAATTTGTTATTAGCTGCATAGACGATCTGATATGCGCCGGCGTCCAAAATTTGGAATTCATTGGCGGAGAACCTTTGCTGTATAGGGATCTTCCGGCGGCGCTTGAGTATTTAAATCGGCAAAAAGAAATAAAAAGATTTGCCATTCTTACTAATGCGATATCGCGCGATGCTCTGCAAAGGATCAAACCGGAACTTTCCCAAGAAAAAGGCGGTTTGGCAGTGAGTATAAATTATACGCTCGAACAATGCGATGAATTGCTAAGTGCCGGAATAGATACGGGAATGGTAAAAAAAAGCATTGCCGGCTGGAAAGCGCTTGAGGAATTTAGCGAACATTGCTGGGTAAGAGCGAATTGCGCGGTAAATAAAATAAACGGCGCGAATCTTGCCGAAATTGCTCTTAAAGTCGCAAAGACGGGAGGATCTTTCAGTTTGTGCCCGCTTATTTATAAGCGGGAAAAATATGATTCGGGTTTGGAGTTCACTTTTCGTTCTCCAGTAGTCGGACTTGCTGCTGTAAAAAACGACAGGAAGACCATAGAAAGATCGATAATGGAAATTCGCAAACTTAAAAGGGAATATCCAAAGCAAATTATTCCATCCGAAGACTATTTGAAAATGGTTATCGAAAGCTGCAAGGATTCGGCGAAACCGTATTCGGCAAATTGCGGCGGTTTAGGCCTGCCATATTTGCGAGTGAGTTCGGAAGTCGGTAAATCTTTGCGAGATGGCAAAACATCATTTCGACTGAGAGCATGCAGCGATATAAAAGGTTCGGATATTCCTAGGCTTGTGACATCTGATCTTAGGGATTCAAATATTCGCAAAAGATTGCCTTTTA